GGAATTAACCGTTGAAGAGATGAAGACAACTCTTCGCAAGGGAACATGTAATGTTCAAATTACCCCTGTCCTATGTGGTTCTTCCTATAAGAACAAGGGTGTCCAATTAATGATGGATGCTGTAGTCGACTATTTGCCATCACCATTGGACGTTCCTCCTATTAAGGGAGTGCTTCCTGACAGTAATGATGAGACTGTCAGAAAATCTGATGACAATGAACCATTTGCCGCATTGGCATTCAAAATCATGTCTGACCCCTATGTGGGTAAATTAACTTTCTTCCGCGTATATTCCGGTACCTTAAGTTCCGGATCGTATGTATTGAACTCAACGAAGAATAAACGTGAACGGATTGGTCGTATTTTGCAGATGCATGCCAACCACAGGCAAGAAATCAGCATCGTTTACGCAGGAGATATCGCCGCTGCCGTTGGATTAAAGGATACAACCACAGGAGACACCCTATGCGATGAAAAGCATCCTGTAATTTTGGAATCCATGGAATTTCCGGAACCCGTTATCTCTGTCGCTATTGAACCGAAAACAAAAGCTGATCAAGACAAAATGGGTATGGCACTTGCCAAATTGGCAGAAGAAGACCCGACCTTCCGCACATACACAGAAGAGGAAACCGGGCAAACCATCATTGCTGGAATGGGAGAGCTGCACTTAGAGATTATCGTCGACCGACTTCAACGCGAATTTAAGGTTGAAGCCAATGTAGGTAAACCTCAGGTTGCATACAAAGAAACCTTCCGTTCACCTGCAAAGGTAGAAGGAAAATTCGTTCGACAGTCTGGTGGGCGTGGTCAATATGGTCATGTTTGGATCGAATTCGAGCCACTGCCAGAAGGATCTGGTTTCGAGTTTGTAAACAAAATTGTCGGTGGGGTTGTTCCAAAAGAATATATCCCTGCAGTACAGGCCGGTATCGAGGAATCGATGCAAAATGGGGTGTTAGCCGGATATCCAGTGATTGATATTAAGGCAACCATCGTAGACGGAAGTTACCACGACGTGGATTCTTCCGAGATGGCCTTTAAAATTGCCGGTTCTTTGGCTCTTAAAGCTGCTAAGAATAAATGTAACCCAGTCCTGCTTGAGCCAATCATGAAGGTGGAAGTGGTTGTTCCAGAGGAGTACATGGGAGACATTATGGGAGATATTAACTCCCGCCGCGGCCGCGTAGAAGGTATGGATACGAGGGCTGGTGCTCAAATCATCAAAGCGATGGTTCCTTTAGCTGAAATGTTTGGATATGCAACATCCTTGCGCTCAAAAACCCAAGGACGTGGAACATACTCTATGCATTTTGATCATTATGAAGAAGTGCCGAGAAATATTGCAGAAGAGATTATAAACAGGAATAAAGGCTAAAAGAATTCTATCGAAATTGCCACTTTCTAATTCAAATGGAAAGGGTTAAAATGTCTTTGGAAACAAGTTTATTTACATCAATCAATAAATTATGTATTAAGGAGGAAATGTTCTCATGGCAAAAGCTAAATTTGAGCGGACTAAGCCGCACGTTAACATTGGAACCATTGGTCACGTTGACCATGGTAAGACTACATTGACTGCTGCAATCACCACTGTATTGGCTAAAACTGGTGGTGCCACTGCAACCGCTTATGATCAAATCGACAAGGCTCCAGAAGAGCGCGAGCGCGGAATTACCATTTCCACTGCTCACGTGGAGTACGAAACTGAAAACCGTCACTATGCGCACGTTGACTGCCCGGGGCATGCTGACTACGTTAAAAACATGATTACTGGAGCAGCCCAAATGGACGGAGCCATTCTTGTAGTGTCTGCTGCTGATGGTCCAATGCCACAAACTCGTGAGCATATTCTTCTCTCCCGTCAGGTAGGAGTTCCTTACATCGTCGTATTCATGAACAAAGTGGATATGGTTGATGACGAAGAATTGCTTGAACTTGTAGAAATGGAAATTCGCGATCTGTTATCTGAATATGAATTCCCGGGAGACGACATTCCTGTTATTAAAGGGTCCGCTCTAAAAGCTTTGGAAGATCCAAACAGCGAATGGGCAAATAGTATCCTTGAATTAATGAAGGCTGTCGATGAATACGTTCCAACTCCTGAGCGTGACAAAGATAAGCCATTCCTGATGCCTGTGGAAGACGTATTCTCCATTACAGGCCGCGGTACCGTTGCTACCGGTCGTGTAGAGCGTGGAACGGTTAAAGTTGGAGACAGCGTTGAAATTGTTGGTCTTGCTGAAGAAATCAAAACAACTACTGTAACTGGTGTTGAAATGTTCCGTAAGCTTCTTGATCAAGCTGAAGCAGGAGACAACATTGGAGCCCTTCTTCGCGGTGTAGACCGTAAAGAAATTGAGCGCGGACAAGTTTTGGCAAAGCCTGGCTCTGTGAAGCCCCATACTAAATTCAAGGCTCAAATTTACGTATTAACCAAAGAAGAAGGTGGACGCCATACTCCTTTCTTCAACGGATACCGTCCACAATTCTATTTCCGTACCACTGACGTAACAGGTGTGATCCAGCTCCCAGAAGGAACAGAAATGGTTATGCCTGGTGACAACATCACAATTGATGTAGAATTGATTGCGCCGATCGCTATTGAAGATGGTACCCGCTTTGCGATTCGTGAAGGTGGTCGTACCGTTGGTGCCGGTGCCGTTTCCGCCATTATAAAGTAAAGGAAAAATCAAAGATTTTCAGAGAATCCCATCTGGGTGATGGGATTCTTTTTCTGTTTTCCTATCGTATAAGGTCAACTACGCCTTTGTCTTCATCGGTAGGGTCTTTCCAATTAGCGAGTTTTCTTTTTTATCTTATGTCCTTATTTGCAACCATGCCTATGGCGGTTGAGTTCAAAAAAAACTTGCAAGTTATTCTTGGTTTTTATATAATATTGAATGTTGTCGTGGACTGCGATGATGTGGAAGGTTGCCGACACGCCCGGCCCCTTTGCCATGGCTGGGGTGAGGGAAATTTCCGCGGAGAATGTTCATTTTTAAAAATGAGCGAAAAAGGAGGGAATATCATGGCAAAACAAAAAATCAGGATTCGTTTAAAAGCATATGATCATCAAATCCTTGATCAATCTGCTGAAAAGATTGTGGATACCGCAAAGCGTTCCGGTGCAAGTGTATCTGGTCCGATACCGTTACCTACAGAAAAGACGGTGTACACCATTTTACGTGCGGTCCACAAGTATAAGGATTCCAGGGAGCAATTTGAGATGAGAACACACAAGCGTCTCATTGACATTGTGAATCCTACGCCACAAACCGTGGATGCTTTGATGCGATTAGATTTACCATCTGGCGTGGATATTGAAATTAAATTATAAGTAAGTCATATTATTTTTATTCTAGGAGGTGGCAACAATGACCAAAGGAATCTTAGGGAAAAAACTGGGGATGACTCAAGTATTTGCCGATAACGGTTCAGTTGTTCCTGTTACAGTAATACAGGCTGGCCCTTGTGTTGTACTTCAGAAGAAGGAAAACGGCATTGATGGATATGAAGCGGTTCAATTGGGCTTTGATGAAAAGAAAGAGTCTCGATCCAATAAACCGGAGATGGGCCATGCGAAAAAAGCTGGAACAACACCTAAGCGCTACGTAAGAGAAATTCGCGGGGTTAACCTTGCGGATTACGAAGTTGGTCAAGAAGTGAACGTAGGAATTTTTGCCGAAGGAGAATTCGTGGATGTAACTGGTAAATCAAAGGGAAAAGGATTTGCTGGTGCTATTAAACGCCACAATCAAGCACGCGGGCCTATGTCCCATGGTTCCCGTTACCACCGTGGACCAGGATCTCTTGGCTCTATTGCTCCAAACCGTGTGTTCAAAGGACAAACCCTTCCCGGACGCATGGGAGGCGAAAAAGTTACCGTGCAAAATCTTGAAATTGTCAAGGTGGATAAGGAACGTAATTTGCTGTTGGTTAAAGGAGCTATTCCAGGGCCTCGCAATTCCTACGTAACCATAAAATCTACCGTGAAATCTGGTAAATAGGAAACGATAGAGAAAGGAGGGCTTGATATGCCAAAAGTAGCTGTATATAACATGAGTGGAGCACAGGTGGGTGAAATTGAACTTAATGATGCAATCTTCGGTATAACTCCCAACGAAACGGTCCTTCATGAAGCGGTGGTTGCACAAAGAGCTTCTATGCGCCGTGGAACCCATGCTACCAAAAACCGTGCATTGGTTCGTGGCGGTGGTCGCAAGCCATGGCGTCAAAAAGGGACCGGACGTGCAAGACAAGGTAGTATTCGTGCTCCTCAATGGGTAGGTGGAGGTACAGTTTTTGGGCCTACTCCCCGCAGTTATGCATATAAATTGCCTAAAAAAATGCGCCGTTTGGCGATGAAATCTGCATTATCCGCTAAAGTGAAAGCGGAAGAGTTATTAGTACTGGATGAATTGGTGCTTAGCCAGCCAAAAACTAAGGATATGGCAAGTGCATTAAACAATCTGAAAGTGGAACGAAAGGCATTGATCGTGGGTGGAGAATACAACGAAAATGTTGCATTATCAGCCAGGAATATTCCAGGTGTAAAATACATTACTGCTAACGGAATCAATGTACTTGATGTATTAACCCATGATAAACTAATCATTTCCAAAGATGCGGTAGCAAAGGTAGAGGAGGTGCTTGGGTAATGAAAAATCCTCGCGATATTATCAAGCGCCCTATTGTCACTGAGCGTACGACAGACCTGATGGGTGACAACAAATATGTATTTGAAGTAGACCATCGTTCTAACAAAATCGAGATTAAGCAAGCGATTGAACAAATTTTTAACGTGAAAGTGGAAGAGGTTCGCACCATGAATATGCCAGGAAAGCCAAAGCGCTATGGCCGATATTCCGGATATACTCATTACCGGAAATGGAAAAAAGCGATTGTTACGCTGACCGAAGATAGCAAACCTCTTGAGTTCTTTGAAGGTGTTTAAGAGACACGGTAAAGGAGGGAAAATGTAATGGGTATTAAAAAATATAAACCAACGTCCCCAGGTCGTCGTCAAATGACTGTGTCCACATTCGAGGAAATTACCACAGACAAACCTGAGAAATCTTTGCTTGCTCCTTTGACTAAGAATGCTGGACGGAACAATCAGGGACGCATCACTGTTCGTCACCAAGGTGGAGGACATAAGCGCAAATATCGTATCATTGACTTTAAGCGAAACAAAGATGGAATACCAGGACGCGTTGCCACAATCGAATATGATCCAAACCGCTCTGCCAATATCTCGCTCATTCATTATGCTGATGGTGAAAAGAGATATATTATTCATCCCAATGGATTACGAGTGGGAGACCAGATCATGTCTGGACCGGATGCTGACATCAAGATTGGTAATGCACTGCCATTGCAAAACATACCGGTTGGTACAGTGGTCCATAACATCGAATTAAAGCCAGGAAAAGGTGCACAATTGGTAAGGGCTGCCGGAGCTGAAGCACAAATTTTGGGTAAAGAAGGCGATTATGTTATTATTCGCCTAAAATCTGGTGAAACAAGGATGATTCGCAAAGAATGCCGGGCGACCATCGGTCAGGTTGGAAATCTGGATCATGAGCTCATTACTATCGGAAAAGCCGGACGCTCCCGTTGGTTGGGTAATCGTCCTGTGGTTCGCGGATCTGTTATGAACCCCAATGACCATCCGCACGGTGGTGGAGAAGGACGTGCGCCTATCGGAAGAAAATCACCAGTTACTCCATGGGGTAAACCAACCCTTGGTTACAAAACCCGGAAGAAGAATAAGCATTCTGACAAATATATTATTCGCAGACGGAAAAAGTAAGGTTCACAATCAAGAAAAAAATAAAGAACGTTTAATACGAAGGGAGGTTCTTACATGGGACGCAGCCTAAAAAAAGGACCCTTTGCAGATGATCACTTAATTAAAAAAGTAGTGGAAATGAACGAAAAAGGGGAAAAGAGAGTCGTCAAAACCTGGTCTCGTCGTTCCACGATTTTCCCAGAATTTATAGGACATACCATTGCCGTATATGATGGTCGGAAACATGTACCTGTGTATATTACAGAGGATATGGTAGGACACAAGTTGGGAGAATTCGCACCTACCAGAACTTTTAAAGGCCATGCCGGTGATGATAAGAAGACGAAAAAATAACTGAGATCTCTAACATAGAGAGGAGGTACAGGTATGCAAGCTAAGGCCATTGCAAGATATGTTCGGATTGCCCCCCGTAAAGTCCGCTTGGTGGTAGACTTGATTCGGGGAAAGCAGGTGGGAGAAGCCATTGCTATTCTTCGCCATACGCCAAAGGCAGCATCTCCCGTTGTAGAAAAAGTGTTAAACTCTGCCATTGCTAATGCAGAAAATAACCTTGAAATGGATCCAAATAATCTAGTTATCAGTGAAATATATGTTGACCAAGGCCCCACATTAAAGAGGTTTCGGCCTCGAGCTATGGGTCGCGCCAGTCGGATAAACAAGCGTACCAGTCACATTACTGTGGTTGTAAGTGAAAAAAAGGAGGGATAATGAGTGGGTCAAAAGGTAAGCCCAGTTGGTCTTAGAGTAGGAATCATTCGCGACTGGGAATCTAAATGGTATGCGGAAAAAGATTATGCCAACTTGCTCCATGAAGATTTAAAAATTCGCGAATTTATCAACGAACGACTTAAAGATGCCGGTGTTTCCACCATTGAGATAGAGCGTGCCGCCAATCGTTTGAACATTACCATTTACACCGCAAAGCCTGGAATGGTTATTGGTAAAGGCGGATCTGAAGTAGAAGCTCTTCGTAAAAAACTGTCTGATATGACAGGTAAAAAGGTTCACATTAATATTAACGAGATCAAAAACCCGGAATTAAATGCTTTTCTGGTTGCTGACGGTATCGCCAAGCAATTGGAGAACCGTATCTCCTTCCGCCGAGCCATGAAGCAAGCTATTCAGCGTACCATGAGAGCAGGAGCTCTTGGAATCAAAACGATGGTAAGCGGACGTTTGGGAGGAGCGGAAATTGCCCGCAGTGAAGGGTACAGTGAAGGCACTGTTCCACTTCATACTTTAAGGGCAGATATAGATTATGGTTTTGCAGAAGCCGATACCACCTATGGAAAAATTGGTGTAAAAGTTTGGATTTATCGTGGAGAGGTTCTCCCAACGAAAGGGAAGAACAATGAGGCTGAGGAAGGAGGCAAGTAATCATGTTAATGCCAAAACGCGTGAAACATCGTAAAGAGCACCGCGGACGCATGAAGGGCCAAGCTAAAGGCGGAACTGAAGTGGCTTTTGGTGAATATGGCTTGCAAGCCTTAGAGCCGGCATGGATTACTAACCGCCAAATTGAAGCGGCGCGTATTGCGATGACTCGTTATATAAAACGTGGAGGGAAAGTATGGATTAAAATTTTCCCTTCAAAGCCTGTTACCCAAAAGCCATTGGAAGTACGGATGGGTTCTGGTAAAGGTTCTCCGGAAAAATGGGTAGCTGTGGTAAAGCCAGGAAAAATTATGTTTGAACTTGCAGGTGTTCCTGAAGAAGTTGCTCGCGAAGCAATGCGTCTGGCCTCCCACAAGTTGCCGATCAAAACCAAGTTTGTAAAACGGGAAGAACTGGGTGGTGACGCAAATGAAAGCTAGTGAATTTCGTAACTTAACCACTGTAGAAATAGAGCAAAAAATCAATGGATTAAAAGAGGAACTTTTCAACCTCCGATTTCAGCTAGCTACCGGGCAGCTGGATAATCCTTCCCGCATTCGCGAAATTCGCAAAGCGATTGCCCGTGCTAAAACTGTGATTCGTGAGCGTGAATTAGGAATCCGTTAAGAGAGGAGGTTTTAAAGGATGACTGAACGCAACAACCGTAAAGTTGTTATTGGAAAAGTTGTAAGTGATAAAATGGACAAAACCATTGTCGTGAGCGTAGAAACCTATAAAAAGCATCCCTTATACAGTAAGCGAGTGAAATATACGAAGAAATATAAGGCCCATGATGAAAACAATCAAGCTAAAGCAGGGGATATTGTAAAAATCATGGAAACTCGTCCGCTGTCCAAGGATAAGCGTTGGCGATTAGTTGAAATTGTTGAGAAAGCTGTCATTATTTAATGACGGAACATTGCAGTTCGAAGGGAGTGAAATCACATGATTCAACCACAAACTCGTTTAAAGGTGGCTGATAACACCGGCGCGAGAGAACTGATGTGCATTAAGGTGTTAGGAGGTTCCGGCCGCAAATATGCAAATATCGGTGATATCATTGTTTGTTCTGTCAAACAAGCTACACCAGGGGGCGTTGTCAAAAAAGGGGATGTCGTGAAAGCTGTAGTCGTTAGATCAGTACGCGGCAGTCGCAGAGATGACGGGTCCTATATTAAATTTGATGAAAATGCGGCTGTTATCGTAAAAGAAGATAAAAGTCCAAGGGGAACGCGTATTTTTGGACCGGTTGCCCGTGAGCTTCGAGAAAAGGATTTTATGAAAATCGTATCACTAGCTCCTGAAGTGATTTAGTTTAGTTAGTGACTTTGAAGAAGAAAAGGCATGGCAAGTTTTACGAAGGAGGTGCCGATATGTCTAAGCAAAACAAGCTACACGTGAAGTCCGGTGATACCGTAATGGTTATTTCCGGTAAGGATAAGGGAAAAAAAGGCCGAGTTTTAAAGGCTTTTCCGAAGGAAAAACGCGTTCTGGTTGAAGGAGTTAACATGGTGAAGAAACATGCACGTCCGTCTCAAGCCAATCCTCAAGGCGGAATACTAACCCAAGAAGCACCGATCCATGTTTCCAATGTGATGCTTCTCGACCCGAAAAGCGGCGAACCAACCAGAATTGGGTATAAAGTATTAGATAATGGTAAAAAAGTACGGGTTGCAAAGAAATCTGGCGAAGTGATTGACAAGTAGTCAGTGATGAAGGGAGGGCTAAAACATGTCAGCAAGAATGAAAGAAAAATTTATTCATGAAGTTACTCCTGCATTGATGCAAAAGTTTAACTACAAGTCTGTCATGCAGGTACCCCGCGTTGAAAAAGTGGTGATAAACATGGGAGTTGGTGATGCTGTTGCCAATCCCAAGGTTTTGGATAATGCAGTAGAAGAGTTGCAACAAATTGCCGGACAAAAACCAGTCGTAACCAGAGCGAAAAAATCCATCGCTGGATTTAAATTGCGTGAAGGCATGCCCATTGGAACGAAAGTAACCTTGCGTGGAGAGCGGATGTATCACTTCCTAGATAAACTCTTTAACATTGCGTTGCCCCGTGTTCGTGACTTTCGAGGTTTGTCTCCAAAGGCTTTTGACGGCCGCGGTAACTATACTTTAGGATTGAAGGAACAATTAATTTTCCCTGAAGTTGATTACGATAAAGTGGATAAAGTAAGAGGTATGGATGTTGTCATTGTCACTACGGCAAATTCCGATGAGGAAGCCCGTGAGCTACTAAGCTTGTTGGGAATGCCCTTTGCCAAATAAAGTTAACATCCCATCTAAAAAGTAAGGAGGGAATCGCGTGGCGAAGAAATCAATGATCATCAAGCAGAAGCGGACACCTAAGTTTAAAGTTCGCGCCTATACTCGCTGCGAACGCTGTGGACGTCCACATTCTGTTCTTCGTAAATTTAAACTTTGCCGGATTTGTTTCCGTGAATTGGCATACAAAGGTCAAATCCCTGGTGTGAAAAAGGCCAGCTGGTAGACCATACGAGAGGGAAGGAGGTAATAACACATGGTGATGACTGACCCTATTGCAGATATGCTTACCAGGATTCGCAATGCGAACACCGTTCGTCATGAAAAAGTGGAAATTCCTGGATCTAAATTAAAAAAAGAAATTGCCGAAATCTTAAAGCGTGAGGGCTTTGTTCGGGATGCAGAATTTATCGAAGACGGGAAGCAGGGAGTCATTCGCATCTTTTTGAAATATGGTCCTAACAATGAACGCGTCATTTCCGGGTTGAAGCGCATCAGTAAACCTGGATTAAGGGTATATGCAAAGAAAGAAGAAATTCCAAGAGTCCTAGGCGGATTAGGGGTAGCCATTTTGTCAACTTCCAAAGGAGTTATGACAGATAAAGAGGCCCGCCAAGCCCAAGTGGGTGGAGAAGTGATTTGTTACGTTTGGTAATACACCAAGAACCAGTGAATGGAGGTGTCAGGAATGTCTCGAATTGGTAAGAAACCAATTGTGATCCCCAATGGAGTAGAATTTAAGATTAACGGATCAGAAGTCAGTGTAAAGGGGCCAAAAGGCACTCTTTCCCGCGAGTTCCATAAGGATATGATTATTAAGGTGGAAGGGAATGAAGTGCTGGTTGAGCGCCCATCCGATAATAAATTGCATCGTGCCCTACATGGTACAACCCGAAGTATTCTAGCGAACATGATTGAAGGTGTAACCAATGGATTTTCCAAGACTCTTGAATTGGTAGGAGTGGGATACCGCGCTGCCAAATCCGGGAAAAATGTCACATTAAGCGTTGGTTTTTCCCATCCGATTGAAGTGATTCCAGAAGAAGGTATTGAACTGGAGGTACCGGAAACCACAAAGGTGGTTGTAAAAGGCATCGATAAAGAACGAGTTGGAGCCATGGCTGCTAAAATACGTTCTTTCCGTGAACCTGAGCCCTATAAAGGGAAAGGGATCAAATATGCCGATGAAAGGATTCGTCGTAAAGAAGGTAAGACAGGTAAGAAATAGGTAGTTTTTAGACGAAGGGAGTGAGCCGGATGATTACGAAAATGGATAAAAATAAGGTTCGTAAGAAAAGACATCTACGGGTTCGCAAAACTTTATTTGGTACAGCTGAACGTCCTCGATTAAATGTGTTTCGTTCAAATAAGAACATCTATGCACAATTAATTGATGATACAACCGGTGTAACGATTACGTCTGCTTCAACGATTGATCCGGAACTAAAAGGTCAGTTGACCAATGGCGGAAATCAAGAAGCTGCCGTAAAAGTTGGAGAATTAATTGCGAAGCGTGCCAAAGAAAAGGGAATCATCAGAGTGGTATTTGATCGCGGTGGTTATTTATACCATGGCCGTGTAAAAGCTCTGGCAGATGCAGCTCGTGAAGAAGGGTTAGAATTTTAATAAGAAGGAGGGAATTCCATGCGTATCGACCCTAATACCCTTGATCTTGAGGAAAGAGTGGTTGCTATCAATAGGGTAGCTAAAGTAGTAAAAGGTGGACGTCGTTTTAGTTTTAGCGCATTGGTGGTTGTTGGGGACAAGAACGGATACGTCGGTGCTGGAATTGGAAAAGCAGCGGAAGTGCCTGACGCCATTCGCAAAGGAATTGATGATGCGAAAAAGAATTTAATTAAAGTACCCCTTGTGGGAACTACTATTCCACATGATGTTACAGGTCTTTTTGGAGCGGGTAAAGTATTGTTGAAGCCTGCCTCTGAAGGTACTGGAGTTATTGCAGGAGGGCCTGTTCGTGCGGTATTGGAATTGGCAGGAGTAAGTGATATATTGACCAAATCTCTTGGTTCTTCCAACTCAATCAATATGGTAAGAGCTACTTTAGAAGGGCTGAGCCGTTTAAAAACCACTGAAGAAGTTGCCAAACTTAGAGGAAAAACGGTTGATGAGCTGTTAGGATAAGGAGGGATTTGAAGATGGCAAAACTTAAAATTACCCTCAAGCGGAGTGTGATTGGTCGCAAGGAGGACCAACGAGTCACCGTTCGTACATTGGGATTAACCAAATTGCATCAAACTGTGGTTCATGAAGATAATCCTTCCATCCGCGGTATGGTGAACAAAGTGAGTCATTTGGTAGAGGTTGAAGAAGTTAACGACTAATGATTTGATATAAGAGGAGGTGCGAACATGAAACTTCATGAACTTAAACCGGCTACAGGTTCCCGCAAAGAGCGCAAAAGAGTCGGAAGGGGAATCGGCAGCGGGAATGGAAAAACCGCTGGAAGAGGTCATAAAGGACAAAATGCCCGCTCTGGTGGAGGAGTTCGCCCTGGCTTTGAAGGTGGACAAAATCCATTATATCGTCGCTTGCCAAAGCGAGGATTTACGAACTTTAACCGTAAAGAGTATGCGATTATTAACCTTGATACATTAAATCGCTTTGCGGAAAATACAGAAGTTACTCCAGAGCTTCTTATTGAATCTGGAATCATTAAAAACATCAAAGATGGAGTAAAGATCCTCGGAAATGGAGAATTAAATGTGAAATTGACCGTAAAGGCCAACAAATTCTCTCAGGCTGCTGTCGAGAAAATCGAGGCTGCAGGCGGAAAAACTGAGGTGGTCTAATGTTTACAACAATCTCCAACATTTTTAAGGTTGCCGACTTGCGTCGAAGAATTATCTTCACGCTGTTGATGTTGGTTGTTTTTCGAATTGGCAGCTTCGTACCTGTTCCCAACATTGACGTAACAGCATTGAAGCAGTTGGGAGAAGCCAATAATATATTCGGGTTTCTAAATACGTTCTCAGGTGGGGCCTTAGCCAATTTTTCTGTTTTTGCCATGGGAATCATGCCCTACATTACCGCATCAATTATCGTACAATTGTTAGCCATGGATGTGGTTCCCAAATTTGCCCAATGGGCAAGGGAAGGGGAAGAAGGGCGTCGTAAACTGGCTCAATTTACCCGCTATGGTACTGTAGTGCTTGGATTTATCCAAGCCGTTGGATTATCTGTAGGCTTTAATAATTTGTACCCGGGATTGGTTCAGAATGCCAGTTTCTTTACCTACTTGATCATCGCCAT
This is a stretch of genomic DNA from Microaerobacter geothermalis. It encodes these proteins:
- the rplB gene encoding 50S ribosomal protein L2, whose translation is MGIKKYKPTSPGRRQMTVSTFEEITTDKPEKSLLAPLTKNAGRNNQGRITVRHQGGGHKRKYRIIDFKRNKDGIPGRVATIEYDPNRSANISLIHYADGEKRYIIHPNGLRVGDQIMSGPDADIKIGNALPLQNIPVGTVVHNIELKPGKGAQLVRAAGAEAQILGKEGDYVIIRLKSGETRMIRKECRATIGQVGNLDHELITIGKAGRSRWLGNRPVVRGSVMNPNDHPHGGGEGRAPIGRKSPVTPWGKPTLGYKTRKKNKHSDKYIIRRRKK
- the fusA gene encoding elongation factor G, which produces MAREFSLQNTRNIGIMAHIDAGKTTTTERILFYTGRVHKIGEVHDGAATMDWMEQEQERGITITSAATTAQWKGHRINIIDTPGHVDFTVEVERSLRVLDGAVGVFCAKGGVEPQSETVWRQADKYRVPRIAYVNKMDILGADFFSAVQQMRDRLHANAVPIQLPIGAEDTFEGIIDLVEMKAYFYLDDLGTRSEAREIPDHMKELADEWRTKLVEAVAELDEELMMKYLEGEELTVEEMKTTLRKGTCNVQITPVLCGSSYKNKGVQLMMDAVVDYLPSPLDVPPIKGVLPDSNDETVRKSDDNEPFAALAFKIMSDPYVGKLTFFRVYSGTLSSGSYVLNSTKNKRERIGRILQMHANHRQEISIVYAGDIAAAVGLKDTTTGDTLCDEKHPVILESMEFPEPVISVAIEPKTKADQDKMGMALAKLAEEDPTFRTYTEEETGQTIIAGMGELHLEIIVDRLQREFKVEANVGKPQVAYKETFRSPAKVEGKFVRQSGGRGQYGHVWIEFEPLPEGSGFEFVNKIVGGVVPKEYIPAVQAGIEESMQNGVLAGYPVIDIKATIVDGSYHDVDSSEMAFKIAGSLALKAAKNKCNPVLLEPIMKVEVVVPEEYMGDIMGDINSRRGRVEGMDTRAGAQIIKAMVPLAEMFGYATSLRSKTQGRGTYSMHFDHYEEVPRNIAEEIINRNKG
- the rplC gene encoding 50S ribosomal protein L3 is translated as MTKGILGKKLGMTQVFADNGSVVPVTVIQAGPCVVLQKKENGIDGYEAVQLGFDEKKESRSNKPEMGHAKKAGTTPKRYVREIRGVNLADYEVGQEVNVGIFAEGEFVDVTGKSKGKGFAGAIKRHNQARGPMSHGSRYHRGPGSLGSIAPNRVFKGQTLPGRMGGEKVTVQNLEIVKVDKERNLLLVKGAIPGPRNSYVTIKSTVKSGK
- the rplP gene encoding 50S ribosomal protein L16 — translated: MLMPKRVKHRKEHRGRMKGQAKGGTEVAFGEYGLQALEPAWITNRQIEAARIAMTRYIKRGGKVWIKIFPSKPVTQKPLEVRMGSGKGSPEKWVAVVKPGKIMFELAGVPEEVAREAMRLASHKLPIKTKFVKREELGGDANES
- the rplV gene encoding 50S ribosomal protein L22, producing the protein MQAKAIARYVRIAPRKVRLVVDLIRGKQVGEAIAILRHTPKAASPVVEKVLNSAIANAENNLEMDPNNLVISEIYVDQGPTLKRFRPRAMGRASRINKRTSHITVVVSEKKEG
- the tuf gene encoding elongation factor Tu codes for the protein MAKAKFERTKPHVNIGTIGHVDHGKTTLTAAITTVLAKTGGATATAYDQIDKAPEERERGITISTAHVEYETENRHYAHVDCPGHADYVKNMITGAAQMDGAILVVSAADGPMPQTREHILLSRQVGVPYIVVFMNKVDMVDDEELLELVEMEIRDLLSEYEFPGDDIPVIKGSALKALEDPNSEWANSILELMKAVDEYVPTPERDKDKPFLMPVEDVFSITGRGTVATGRVERGTVKVGDSVEIVGLAEEIKTTTVTGVEMFRKLLDQAEAGDNIGALLRGVDRKEIERGQVLAKPGSVKPHTKFKAQIYVLTKEEGGRHTPFFNGYRPQFYFRTTDVTGVIQLPEGTEMVMPGDNITIDVELIAPIAIEDGTRFAIREGGRTVGAGAVSAIIK
- the rpsS gene encoding 30S ribosomal protein S19 codes for the protein MGRSLKKGPFADDHLIKKVVEMNEKGEKRVVKTWSRRSTIFPEFIGHTIAVYDGRKHVPVYITEDMVGHKLGEFAPTRTFKGHAGDDKKTKK
- the rpsJ gene encoding 30S ribosomal protein S10, with the protein product MAKQKIRIRLKAYDHQILDQSAEKIVDTAKRSGASVSGPIPLPTEKTVYTILRAVHKYKDSREQFEMRTHKRLIDIVNPTPQTVDALMRLDLPSGVDIEIKL
- the rplD gene encoding 50S ribosomal protein L4, which translates into the protein MPKVAVYNMSGAQVGEIELNDAIFGITPNETVLHEAVVAQRASMRRGTHATKNRALVRGGGRKPWRQKGTGRARQGSIRAPQWVGGGTVFGPTPRSYAYKLPKKMRRLAMKSALSAKVKAEELLVLDELVLSQPKTKDMASALNNLKVERKALIVGGEYNENVALSARNIPGVKYITANGINVLDVLTHDKLIISKDAVAKVEEVLG
- the rpsC gene encoding 30S ribosomal protein S3 → MGQKVSPVGLRVGIIRDWESKWYAEKDYANLLHEDLKIREFINERLKDAGVSTIEIERAANRLNITIYTAKPGMVIGKGGSEVEALRKKLSDMTGKKVHININEIKNPELNAFLVADGIAKQLENRISFRRAMKQAIQRTMRAGALGIKTMVSGRLGGAEIARSEGYSEGTVPLHTLRADIDYGFAEADTTYGKIGVKVWIYRGEVLPTKGKNNEAEEGGK
- the rplW gene encoding 50S ribosomal protein L23, which produces MKNPRDIIKRPIVTERTTDLMGDNKYVFEVDHRSNKIEIKQAIEQIFNVKVEEVRTMNMPGKPKRYGRYSGYTHYRKWKKAIVTLTEDSKPLEFFEGV